One part of the Coffea eugenioides isolate CCC68of chromosome 10, Ceug_1.0, whole genome shotgun sequence genome encodes these proteins:
- the LOC113749088 gene encoding mitogen-activated protein kinase kinase kinase 1-like produces MHRLPNIFITRKKSGSRMGSRDSPAAKPKPRLERRNALKNIDYELPSTSSEENSSVSSASSSSAAAAAATATRTRSLDLIHPLSEKTSFRIEGNGEGEYEVIFRSLGLSGPEDFAIPTDAWEAMKVRSSSDVLPRFSRLNYSSVSSPGAGDTDGEVCAASPRVSDVISPRNEGIDFGCLSSSVASSGVSLTNPQILGIDFGCSNSSSAISCGDQIIEKIDCGLPGNVPIDVNGGSVGAAPDVVCELLYRLGDSVRITDAISSRIDEQVKLNHVRDGDGNLNGNEGVEIIGRGGGGGGIKGVRPPALAPPPAMSLPVIDNGCSTWDILRSFAPEDDRVPFRFEVSDAVTSDDEGGKGYLEEEEEEVRDVVVRRTITGENGMLSGSCSFTTTSIDDDSSSTTTEPMSNISPNGRFRRIITYWEKGDLLGRGSFGSVYEGIADDGFFFAVKEVSLLDQGEEGRQSIYQLEQEIALLSQFEHENIVQYYGTDKDDSKLYIFLELVTKGSLLSLYQKYNLRDSQVSAYTRQILHGLKYLHDRNVVHRDIKCANILVDANGSVKLADFGLAKATKLNDVKSCKGTAFWMAPEVVNRKTQGYGLAADIWSLGCTVLEMLTRKYPYSRWEPMAALFRIGRGEPPDIPETLSGDAREFILKCLQVNPIARPSAAQLLDHPFVKRALPSSCLASPYHPSRRV; encoded by the exons ATGCATCGTTTACCAAATATCTTCATTACTCGTAAAAAATCCGGCAGCCGGATGGGGAGTCGGGATAGCCCAGCCGCCAAGCCGAAGCCGAGGTTGGAGCGGCGAAACGCGTTGAAGAATATAGACTATGAGCTGCCTTCAACTTCTTCGGAGGAAAATTCGTCGGTCTCTTCGGCGTCTTCATCatcggcggcggcggcggcggcgacGGCGACAAGAACTCGATCGCTTGATCTGATTCATCCTTTGTCGGAGAAGACCAGCTTCAGAATTGAAGGGAACGGGGAGGGTGAGTATGAGGTTATTTTCAGAAGTTTGGGCCTTTCTGGACCAGAAGATTTTGCTATTCCTACTGATGCTTGGGAGGCGATGAAGGTTCGGTCATCTTCCGATGTTCTTCCCCGTTTTTCACGGCTTAATTATAGTAGTGTTAGTAGTCCTGGAGCTGGAGATACTGATGGTGAAGTTTGTGCTGCTTCGCCTAGGGTTAGTGATGTAATTAGTCCTAGAAATGAGGGGATTGATTTTGGATGTTTGAGTAGTTCTGTTGCTAGCTCTGGAGTTAGTTTAACTAATCCACAAATCCTTGGTATTGATTTCGGATGTTCAAATAGTTCTTCTGCGATTAGTTGCGGTGATCAAATTATCGAGAAGATTGATTGTGGATTGCCGGGTAATGTGCCTATTGATGTCAATGGAGGAAGTGTTGGTGCAGCGCCTGATGTTGTGTGTGAATTATTGTATAGGTTAGGAGATAGTGTTAGAATAACTGATGCAATATCTAGCAGAATAGATGAGCAGGTTAAATTAAATCATGTTAGGGATGGTGATGGGAATCTCAATGGGAATGAGGGTGTTGAGATAATTGGTcgtggtggaggtggtggtggcATCAAAGGTGTGAGGCCACCAGCTTTGGCACCACCACCTGCTATGTCATTACCTGTTATTGATAATGGGTGCTCAACTTGGGATATCCTGAGGTCCTTTGCCCCAGAGGATGATAGGGTTCCATTTAGGTTTGAGGTTAGTGATGCTGTTACTTCTGATGATGAGGGTGGAAAGGGCTATCtggaggaggaagaagaggagGTTCGTGATGTGGTGGTGAGGAGGACGATAACTGGAGAGAATGGCATGCTATCAGGATCATGTTCATTTACCACAACTTCGATTGACGATGATTCATCTAGCACTACTACGGAGCCTATGTCAAATATTTCGCCCAATGGGAGATTTAGACGCATTATCACGTATTGGGAGAAAGGTGATCTCTTGGGACGTGGATCGTTTGGGTCGGTCTATGAAGGGATTGCCGA TGATGGGTTCTTTTTTGCTGTAAAAGAGGTTTCTCTGCTTGATCAAGGAGAAGAGGGAAGGCAAAGCATTTACCAGCTTGAACAG GAAATTGCTCTTCTGAGCCAGTTTGAACACGAAAATATAGTTCAGTACTATGGTACCGATAAG GATGACTCCAAACTCTACATTTTTCTTGAGCTGGTAACTAAGGGCTCCCTTTTAAGTTTGTATCAGAAGTATAACCTTAGGGATTCCCAGGTCTCAGCATACACAAGACAAATTCTACATGGTCTGAAGTATCTTCACGATAGAAATGTGGTTCACAG GGACATCAAGTGCGCAAATATATTAGTGGATGCTAATGGGTCTGTAAAACTTGCTGATTTTGGTCTTGCAAAG GCCACTAAGCTGAATGATGTCAAATCTTGCAAGGGAACTGCATTCTGGATGGCTCCTGAG GTTGTTAATAGGAAGACCCAGGGGTATGGTCTTGCAGCAGACATATGGAGCCTTGGTTGCACAGTCTTAGAGATGTTGACACGCAAGTATCCATACTCGCGTTGGGAACCT